In Actinoplanes derwentensis, the following proteins share a genomic window:
- a CDS encoding M20/M25/M40 family metallo-hydrolase, with the protein MRLRTVTAGPALAVFTAAALALSALPSTAATAPAISAPLLAAPPTVAVANVNAHLQQLQNFATSNGGNRATGTAGHTATTTYLQQKLQAAGYTVTVQTCTTCSGSAKNIIADWPGGDTANTYMFGAHSDGVSAGPGINDDGSGTATLLEAALQLAANNPTMTNHLRFGWWAGEEQGLIGSKFYVNSLTTAQKTAIKAYGTFDMIASTNGGYFVTGTDAVAVKLREYFTSINVPTETSTECCSDDGSFRNAGIPSSINSTGASYTKTSAQVTKWGGTAGAAYDPCYHKACDSYPSNINTTSLGRWANAELYALWTLTTATSTANDFSLSLSPSTGSVSPGSSATATVSTATTSGSAQTVALTSSGAPAGVSVSFSPASVTSGGSSTVTVATTTAAAAGSYTITVTGTGSATHSASYTLTVTGAGTCTGAGQKLGNEGFENGTTSWTATTGVIGANTGDAAPRTGTRDAWLGGVGSTNTKTLSQSVTVPAGCSAYPLSFYLKIVTAETTTSTQYDKLTVKVGTTTLQTFSNLNASAYTLRSYDLAAYAGQTVTITFTGTEDSSLKTSFVIDDTALTVS; encoded by the coding sequence ATGAGACTCAGAACAGTGACGGCAGGACCTGCCCTAGCTGTCTTCACGGCTGCGGCACTGGCGCTCAGCGCCCTGCCGTCGACGGCCGCCACCGCGCCGGCGATCAGCGCCCCCCTTCTGGCCGCGCCGCCGACCGTCGCCGTCGCCAACGTCAACGCCCACCTGCAGCAGCTGCAGAACTTCGCCACCAGCAACGGCGGCAACCGGGCCACCGGCACGGCCGGGCACACCGCGACGACGACTTATCTGCAGCAGAAACTGCAGGCGGCCGGTTACACCGTCACCGTGCAGACCTGCACCACCTGCAGCGGCTCGGCGAAGAACATCATCGCCGACTGGCCGGGCGGCGACACCGCCAACACCTACATGTTCGGGGCCCACTCCGACGGCGTGTCGGCCGGTCCGGGCATCAACGACGACGGATCCGGCACGGCCACGCTCCTGGAGGCCGCGCTGCAGCTCGCCGCGAACAACCCGACCATGACCAACCACCTGCGGTTCGGCTGGTGGGCCGGTGAGGAACAGGGGCTGATCGGCTCCAAGTTCTACGTCAACTCGCTGACCACCGCCCAGAAGACCGCGATCAAGGCGTACGGCACCTTCGACATGATCGCCTCCACCAACGGCGGCTACTTCGTGACCGGCACCGACGCCGTCGCCGTGAAGCTGCGCGAGTACTTCACCTCGATCAACGTGCCCACCGAGACCTCGACCGAGTGCTGCAGCGACGACGGCTCGTTCCGCAACGCCGGCATCCCGTCGTCGATCAACTCCACCGGGGCCAGCTACACGAAGACCAGCGCCCAGGTCACCAAGTGGGGCGGCACCGCCGGAGCGGCCTACGACCCCTGCTACCACAAGGCCTGCGACAGCTACCCGTCGAACATCAACACCACCTCGCTGGGCCGCTGGGCCAACGCCGAGTTGTACGCCCTCTGGACCCTCACCACGGCCACCTCGACGGCAAACGACTTCTCGCTGTCGCTCAGCCCGAGCACGGGCTCGGTGAGCCCCGGTTCCTCGGCCACCGCCACCGTGAGCACCGCCACCACCTCCGGCAGTGCGCAGACCGTCGCGCTGACGAGTTCCGGTGCCCCCGCCGGGGTCTCGGTGAGCTTCAGCCCGGCGTCGGTCACGTCCGGCGGGTCGTCGACCGTGACCGTCGCGACCACCACGGCCGCCGCGGCCGGCTCGTACACCATCACGGTGACCGGAACGGGCTCCGCAACCCACAGTGCCTCGTACACGCTGACGGTCACCGGGGCCGGCACCTGCACCGGCGCCGGCCAGAAGCTCGGCAACGAGGGCTTCGAGAACGGGACCACCTCATGGACCGCCACCACCGGGGTGATCGGCGCGAACACCGGTGACGCGGCGCCCCGCACCGGCACCCGGGACGCGTGGCTCGGCGGCGTCGGATCGACGAACACCAAGACCCTGTCCCAGTCGGTGACCGTTCCGGCCGGCTGCAGCGCCTACCCGCTGTCGTTCTATCTGAAGATCGTCACCGCGGAGACGACCACCAGCACGCAGTACGACAAACTGACCGTGAAGGTCGGCACCACCACGCTGCAGACGTTCTCCAACCTCAACGCCAGTGCCTACACCCTGCGCTCGTACGACCTGGCCGCCTACGCCGGGCAGACCGTCACCATCACCTTCACCGGGACCGAGGACTCCTCGCTGAAGACGTCGTTCGTCATCGACGACACCGCGCTCACCGTGAGCTGA
- a CDS encoding L,D-transpeptidase codes for MVHLRRTLAAILATGLVASLAACSEDSPPSFADPAAAVAPSTGTSGAPATESTTAAGPVTLTVTPAADKKNVPVSAEIGVTVSDGGSVSSVVLTDPKGKKVAGEMRADGSAWVPAKPLKTKQKYEAKVTATGTDGQSTTATTSFTTMGEPGKRTGTGLYLFDGNTYGVAMPVVVEFNPGIKKADRAAVQKRMFVETSPAQEGVWSWTAAGTQAYYRAEEYWQTGTEMTVRIAVGGLPTGKGIYGDRDRSATVKIGRKFEMNVDNKTKKMVVLKNGATVKTMPVSLGKKSTPSSSGHMVVMEKKAATVFDTTDTDGAAGYRTDIEYAQRLTWSGQYIHSAPWSTGSQGRTNVSHGCVNVSPSNARWLFENTLIGDPVVVKGTGDELSYGNGWTPWDVSWEKFKEGSAL; via the coding sequence ATGGTTCACCTCCGCCGCACCCTCGCGGCGATACTCGCCACAGGCCTGGTCGCTTCCCTCGCCGCCTGTAGCGAGGACTCCCCACCCAGCTTCGCCGACCCGGCTGCCGCCGTCGCGCCCTCCACGGGCACCTCCGGCGCACCGGCCACCGAGAGCACCACCGCGGCCGGTCCGGTCACCCTGACCGTCACCCCGGCCGCCGACAAGAAGAACGTGCCGGTCAGCGCCGAGATCGGGGTGACGGTCAGCGACGGCGGATCGGTCTCCTCGGTCGTCCTCACCGACCCCAAGGGCAAGAAGGTCGCCGGCGAGATGCGCGCGGACGGTTCCGCGTGGGTGCCGGCCAAGCCCCTCAAGACCAAGCAGAAGTACGAGGCGAAGGTCACCGCCACCGGCACCGACGGGCAGAGCACCACCGCCACCACGTCGTTCACCACGATGGGTGAGCCGGGGAAGCGGACCGGCACCGGTCTGTACCTGTTCGACGGCAACACCTACGGCGTCGCCATGCCGGTGGTCGTCGAGTTCAACCCGGGTATCAAGAAGGCCGACCGGGCCGCCGTGCAGAAGCGGATGTTCGTCGAGACGTCGCCGGCCCAGGAGGGTGTCTGGTCCTGGACCGCGGCCGGCACCCAGGCCTATTACCGCGCCGAGGAGTACTGGCAGACCGGTACCGAGATGACCGTGCGCATCGCGGTCGGCGGCCTGCCCACCGGCAAGGGCATCTACGGTGACCGGGACCGCTCGGCCACCGTCAAGATCGGCCGTAAGTTCGAGATGAACGTCGACAACAAGACCAAGAAGATGGTCGTCCTCAAGAACGGCGCGACCGTCAAGACGATGCCGGTCAGTCTCGGTAAGAAGAGCACCCCGTCCTCCAGCGGCCACATGGTCGTGATGGAGAAGAAGGCGGCGACGGTCTTCGACACCACCGACACCGATGGTGCCGCCGGTTACCGCACCGACATCGAGTACGCGCAGCGCCTGACCTGGAGCGGTCAGTACATCCACTCCGCGCCGTGGTCCACCGGCTCGCAGGGCCGCACGAACGTGTCGCACGGATGTGTCAACGTGTCCCCGTCGAACGCCCGCTGGCTGTTCGAGAACACCCTGATCGGCGACCCGGTCGTGGTGAAGGGCACCGGGGACGAGCTCTCCTACGGAAACGGCTGGACGCCGTGGGACGTGAGCTGGGAGAAGTTCAAAGAGGGCAGCGCTCTCTGA
- a CDS encoding L,D-transpeptidase encodes MDMYGNRSARRSGRGRLRLAVTAVLASTLLLTAACSGSDKASWQGGGDTESTTSSAGPAAPEPTLSTVAVTSPAADAKSVELWSEVKYSSEDPANTDVVVTNAKGTEVKGTLDKDKNVWVPSDSLAWGTKYTVTVTSPAAEGKTNTTSSAFTTMKEPSKIVRVTSFLGDGQTVGVGMPLIMKFARSIPEKYRAEVERRMTVTATPAQEGTWRWISATEVHYRPKTYWEAGTKIFYNVQLKGVQIGDGWYGRSNLTVDLKIGREMIMTVSNKTKKMTVKQDGKVIKTIPVSLGKKSTPSSSGTMVVMEKAAHTVFDTTDEDPVNGYKTPIDWAQRITYSGQFIHAAPWSEGKQGNTNVSHGCVNVSEALGEWLFGKTLMGDVITVTGTEEKLKNGNGWTDWNMSWEEYKKGSYLN; translated from the coding sequence ATGGACATGTATGGAAATCGGTCTGCGAGACGGTCCGGCCGGGGGCGTCTGCGCCTGGCCGTGACCGCTGTGCTGGCCAGCACGCTGTTGCTGACCGCTGCGTGCAGTGGCAGCGACAAGGCGTCCTGGCAGGGCGGTGGCGACACCGAGTCCACCACGTCCTCGGCGGGCCCGGCGGCACCCGAGCCGACCTTGAGCACCGTCGCGGTGACGTCACCCGCGGCCGACGCGAAGAGTGTCGAACTCTGGTCCGAGGTGAAGTACAGCAGCGAGGACCCGGCCAACACCGACGTCGTCGTCACCAACGCCAAGGGCACCGAGGTCAAGGGCACCCTCGACAAGGACAAGAACGTCTGGGTCCCGAGTGACTCGCTGGCCTGGGGCACGAAGTACACCGTGACCGTCACCAGCCCCGCGGCCGAGGGCAAGACCAACACCACCAGCAGCGCCTTCACCACGATGAAGGAGCCGTCGAAGATCGTCCGGGTGACGAGCTTCCTGGGCGACGGCCAGACCGTCGGCGTCGGCATGCCGCTGATCATGAAGTTCGCCAGGTCCATCCCGGAGAAGTACCGCGCCGAGGTCGAGCGCCGGATGACGGTCACCGCGACGCCGGCCCAGGAGGGCACCTGGCGCTGGATCAGCGCCACCGAGGTGCACTACCGGCCGAAGACGTACTGGGAGGCCGGCACCAAGATCTTCTACAACGTCCAGCTCAAGGGCGTGCAGATCGGTGACGGATGGTACGGCCGGTCCAACCTGACCGTCGACCTGAAGATCGGTCGCGAGATGATCATGACGGTCTCCAACAAGACCAAGAAGATGACGGTCAAGCAGGACGGCAAGGTCATCAAGACCATCCCGGTGAGTCTCGGCAAGAAGTCCACCCCGTCGTCCAGCGGCACCATGGTCGTGATGGAGAAGGCGGCGCACACCGTCTTCGACACCACCGACGAGGACCCGGTGAACGGTTACAAGACGCCGATCGACTGGGCGCAGCGGATCACCTACAGCGGCCAGTTCATCCACGCCGCCCCGTGGTCCGAAGGCAAGCAGGGCAACACCAACGTGTCGCACGGCTGTGTCAACGTCTCCGAAGCACTCGGTGAGTGGCTGTTCGGCAAGACCCTGATGGGCGACGTGATCACGGTCACCGGCACCGAGGAGAAGCTGAAGAACGGCAACGGCTGGACCGATTGGAACATGAGCTGGGAAGAGTACAAGAAGGGCAGCTACCTGAACTGA
- a CDS encoding SigE family RNA polymerase sigma factor — MLELGTEVAFRRFFDDHHTDMSRLAYLVTGDSQAADDLAADAFVEVWRHWERVQAADSPVAYARGIVTNLARQWIKRQTRERSGLLRLGLLRRDRGESDTPAVLDVRAALQRLPPRRRECVVLRYAFDVPEREVAAILGISVGAVKSHTSRGAAQLSGFLRGLRVPGSFP, encoded by the coding sequence TTGCTTGAGCTCGGTACCGAAGTCGCCTTCCGGCGCTTCTTCGACGACCACCACACCGACATGTCCCGGCTCGCCTATCTGGTGACCGGTGATTCGCAGGCCGCCGACGATCTGGCGGCCGACGCGTTCGTGGAGGTGTGGCGGCATTGGGAGCGGGTTCAGGCGGCGGACAGTCCGGTCGCGTACGCCCGCGGCATCGTGACGAACCTGGCTCGTCAGTGGATCAAGAGGCAGACCCGGGAGCGGTCCGGCCTGCTCCGGCTCGGCCTGCTGCGCCGCGATCGGGGCGAGAGCGACACCCCGGCGGTTCTGGACGTACGGGCGGCCCTCCAGCGTCTTCCGCCGCGGCGCCGGGAGTGTGTGGTTCTCCGGTACGCGTTCGACGTCCCGGAGCGTGAGGTCGCCGCGATCCTCGGCATCTCGGTCGGTGCGGTGAAGAGTCACACGTCACGGGGCGCGGCCCAGTTGAGCGGCTTCCTGCGCGGCCTGCGAGTGCCGGGGTCGTTCCCCTGA
- a CDS encoding GH12 family glycosyl hydrolase domain-containing protein, giving the protein MFAKRIVVPLSVLTVGSAAAIAGVLNADAAEATACSVSYAVPSQWGTGFTGDIKITNSGGTAVEGWKLGFGFPAGQKLAGGWNGVFTQTGAQVTVADTGWNRTIAPGGQATVGFNGVWSGTNTAPTTFTLNGVTCTGGVPASSTPSAAASVAPTASATPTKTVSASPSKTVSATPTKTVSASASPAVTKGAENCTDFAALVRGKFWVNNNVWGKADGTGSQCVWENGLTGDSLSWGTSWTWAGDNTKVKSYASSVLGWHWGWKVPSGTGLPVRLSAGKPVTTNWNFQVTQNSGGVMNVAYDLWLHDKANPDWPDNPTDEVMVWLYKSGGAGPVGTKQATVSIGGATWDLYRGNIGWEVYSFVRTSNTSAAGLDLTDFTDELVARKWLAETKYLSSVQAGTEIFTGSGRLDTTAYSVQVG; this is encoded by the coding sequence ATGTTCGCGAAGCGCATCGTCGTACCGCTCTCGGTGCTGACCGTCGGCAGTGCGGCGGCCATCGCCGGTGTTCTGAACGCCGACGCCGCGGAGGCCACCGCCTGCTCGGTCTCCTATGCGGTCCCCAGCCAGTGGGGGACCGGTTTCACCGGCGACATCAAAATCACCAACAGCGGCGGTACGGCCGTCGAAGGCTGGAAACTCGGCTTCGGTTTCCCGGCGGGGCAGAAACTGGCCGGCGGCTGGAACGGAGTCTTCACCCAGACCGGTGCTCAGGTCACCGTGGCCGACACGGGCTGGAACCGGACCATCGCCCCGGGCGGTCAGGCGACCGTCGGCTTCAACGGCGTGTGGAGCGGCACCAACACGGCCCCCACCACGTTCACGCTCAACGGCGTGACCTGTACCGGAGGCGTCCCGGCGAGCAGCACCCCCTCCGCAGCCGCAAGCGTCGCCCCGACCGCAAGCGCCACCCCGACAAAAACCGTGAGCGCGAGCCCCAGCAAGACAGTGAGCGCGACTCCGACGAAGACCGTGAGTGCGAGCGCGAGCCCGGCCGTCACCAAGGGTGCCGAGAACTGCACCGACTTCGCGGCCCTGGTGCGTGGCAAGTTCTGGGTGAACAACAACGTCTGGGGCAAGGCCGACGGCACCGGCTCACAGTGCGTCTGGGAGAACGGGCTCACCGGCGACAGCCTGAGCTGGGGCACGAGCTGGACCTGGGCCGGCGACAACACCAAGGTCAAGTCGTACGCCTCATCGGTCCTGGGGTGGCACTGGGGTTGGAAGGTGCCGAGCGGGACCGGTCTGCCGGTGCGGCTCAGCGCCGGGAAGCCGGTGACCACGAACTGGAACTTCCAGGTCACCCAGAACTCCGGCGGCGTGATGAACGTCGCCTACGACCTGTGGCTGCACGACAAGGCGAACCCGGACTGGCCGGACAACCCGACCGACGAGGTCATGGTGTGGCTGTACAAGTCCGGTGGGGCCGGCCCGGTCGGTACCAAGCAGGCCACCGTCTCGATCGGCGGCGCCACGTGGGATCTGTACCGGGGCAACATCGGCTGGGAGGTCTACTCGTTCGTGCGGACGTCCAACACCTCCGCGGCCGGTCTGGACCTGACCGATTTCACCGACGAACTGGTGGCCCGCAAGTGGCTCGCCGAGACCAAGTATCTGTCCAGTGTGCAGGCCGGTACCGAGATCTTCACCGGGTCGGGGCGGCTCGACACCACCGCCTACTCCGTGCAGGTCGGCTGA
- the orn gene encoding oligoribonuclease, with protein MADLLVWIDCEMTGLDLGKDKLIEVAALVTDPELNVLGEGVDLVIHADDAALDAMPPVVRDMHAKSGLTEEVRRSAITMAEAEEAVLAYIREFVPNPRTAPLCGNSIATDRGFLARDMPALDSHLHYRMIDVSSIKELTRRWYPRVYFGQPAKGLSHRALADIRESIRELEYYRRTVFVPQPGPDVEAAKAIAAGL; from the coding sequence GTGGCGGATCTTCTGGTATGGATCGACTGTGAGATGACGGGTCTCGATCTGGGCAAGGACAAGCTCATCGAGGTTGCGGCCCTGGTCACCGATCCGGAGCTGAACGTGTTGGGTGAGGGCGTCGACCTGGTCATCCATGCTGATGACGCGGCGCTGGACGCGATGCCGCCGGTGGTGCGTGACATGCACGCCAAGTCCGGGCTCACCGAGGAGGTGCGCCGGTCGGCGATCACGATGGCCGAGGCGGAGGAGGCGGTGCTGGCGTACATCAGGGAGTTCGTGCCCAACCCGCGCACCGCGCCACTCTGTGGCAACTCGATCGCGACCGACCGTGGTTTCCTGGCCCGGGACATGCCGGCGCTCGACTCCCACCTGCACTACCGGATGATCGACGTCTCCTCGATCAAGGAGCTGACCCGCCGGTGGTACCCGCGGGTGTATTTCGGTCAGCCGGCCAAGGGCCTGTCGCACCGGGCGCTCGCCGACATCCGGGAGAGCATCCGCGAGCTGGAGTATTACCGCCGCACCGTCTTCGTGCCCCAGCCGGGCCCGGACGTGGAGGCCGCCAAGGCGATCGCCGCCGGGCTGTAG
- a CDS encoding winged helix DNA-binding domain-containing protein, whose product MTVLSTRVLNRTFLSRQLLAERVPRRAADVVQHLVAVQGQESDSPYLGLWARAVGFQRDDLAELLRDRTVVRSALLRGTQHLCTGDDYRWLRPTLQGSLERMAGRGGRLAGCDPVEFAEAAVEVMAGGVLTRPEIARRLAVRFPEADAAELALVVHLRFALLHPPPAGMWGHRGRVGCVPAEVWLGRPLAEPDTATLLRRYLAAFGPASVKDFQVWSGLTRTGSLFQGMAAGEEPQAGKEPQAGKEQRAGREHQAGKGPRGVRDEGLRVFRDDAGTELYDLPGAPIDDGDRTVPVVFLPEFDNAVLGHADRARIIRPGDRALVMPGWSIVRPTVLVDGFVEATWSVRGSTVTIAPFRPLAPGDRAAVEEAAARLVDFVAPDGRPEIVWA is encoded by the coding sequence ATGACAGTCCTCTCCACTCGGGTGCTGAACCGGACCTTTCTGAGCCGCCAGTTGTTGGCTGAGCGGGTTCCGCGCCGGGCCGCCGACGTCGTTCAGCACCTGGTGGCAGTGCAGGGGCAGGAGTCGGATTCGCCCTACCTGGGGTTGTGGGCGCGTGCGGTGGGTTTCCAGCGTGACGATCTGGCGGAGCTGCTGCGGGACCGGACGGTGGTGCGTAGCGCGCTGTTGCGGGGCACCCAGCATCTGTGTACCGGCGACGACTACCGGTGGCTGCGCCCCACTCTGCAGGGTTCGCTGGAGCGGATGGCGGGCCGGGGTGGAAGGTTGGCCGGTTGTGATCCGGTGGAGTTCGCTGAGGCGGCCGTGGAGGTCATGGCTGGTGGGGTGCTGACCCGGCCGGAGATCGCGCGGCGGCTGGCAGTCAGGTTCCCGGAGGCTGATGCCGCTGAGCTGGCGTTGGTCGTACACCTGCGGTTTGCTCTCCTGCACCCGCCCCCGGCCGGGATGTGGGGTCATCGTGGCCGGGTGGGTTGTGTCCCGGCGGAGGTCTGGCTGGGGCGGCCGCTGGCCGAGCCGGACACGGCGACGCTGCTGCGGCGCTATCTGGCGGCGTTCGGCCCGGCCTCGGTGAAGGATTTCCAGGTCTGGTCCGGCCTGACCCGCACGGGAAGCCTGTTCCAGGGGATGGCCGCAGGCGAGGAACCCCAAGCGGGCAAGGAACCCCAGGCAGGCAAGGAACAGCGGGCGGGGAGGGAACACCAAGCCGGGAAAGGGCCGCGAGGGGTCCGGGACGAGGGGCTGCGGGTGTTCCGGGATGACGCGGGGACCGAGTTGTACGACCTGCCGGGCGCCCCGATCGACGACGGTGACCGGACGGTTCCGGTGGTGTTCCTGCCGGAGTTCGACAACGCGGTTCTGGGGCACGCTGACCGGGCGCGGATCATCCGCCCGGGTGATCGGGCGCTGGTGATGCCGGGCTGGTCGATCGTGCGCCCGACGGTGCTGGTCGACGGTTTCGTGGAGGCGACCTGGTCAGTGCGGGGATCGACGGTGACAATCGCCCCGTTTCGCCCGCTTGCGCCGGGGGATCGTGCCGCGGTGGAGGAGGCGGCCGCCCGGTTGGTGGATTTCGTGGCGCCGGACGGTAGACCGGAGATCGTCTGGGCATGA
- a CDS encoding copper resistance CopC/CopD family protein, which yields MPSMTVDRRRALAVLVGLLFGLFGSLLAAAPASAHAALVASDPANNSVVPDAPNRVTLSFSESVQLISGKIQVLAPDGSRADQGDPSVSGAEVTVPLRTGGGRGTYLISYRVTSADSHPVAGVITYSVGAASTPPTAEGISEATVDPVVKAMIPIAKYLGYAGLVLLVGPVLVLALLWPHRLDRRGPGRLVWTGIGLVAGSTLLGLWLQAPYTLGTGLFDVAPSDIRDVLGSTFGAVMLVRLGVIVAAAFLLRPLLTGTGGSDSKLDLALLGVLGVAALATWPLTGHPTASPVAGVSVVIDALHLAAAAVWVGGLVMLFGFLLPRANARELGAILPIWSRWAMTSVGVLIFAGTVQALIEVSTFDGLINSTYGRMILAKVGLAAVVIGVAAWSRQLVKKRAAAQTPGPLRRVVLAELAITAVILGITSLLVQEPPPRTAQVAETGPVSTNVEETLTGKSMSLQVSVFPATVGNNSIHLYAYTLDSKPLPVVEWKATASLAEKGLENIEVPLLRITDFHAIGDVQLPFAGEWTLKFTARTSEIDQETLTMTAKVA from the coding sequence ATGCCAAGCATGACCGTGGACCGACGCCGGGCACTAGCCGTGCTGGTGGGACTACTGTTCGGGTTGTTCGGATCGCTGCTGGCCGCGGCCCCGGCCAGCGCGCACGCCGCCCTGGTGGCCAGTGACCCGGCCAACAACTCGGTCGTCCCGGACGCCCCCAACCGGGTCACGCTCTCGTTCAGCGAGTCGGTCCAGTTGATCTCCGGCAAGATCCAGGTGCTCGCCCCGGACGGTTCCCGCGCCGATCAAGGCGACCCGTCGGTCAGTGGCGCCGAGGTGACGGTCCCGCTGCGCACCGGCGGCGGCCGGGGGACGTACCTGATCAGCTACCGGGTCACCTCGGCCGACAGTCACCCGGTCGCTGGTGTGATCACCTATTCGGTCGGCGCGGCCTCCACTCCGCCGACCGCCGAGGGCATCTCCGAGGCCACCGTGGACCCGGTCGTCAAAGCGATGATCCCGATCGCCAAATACCTGGGGTACGCGGGACTGGTCCTGCTGGTCGGCCCGGTCCTGGTGCTGGCACTGCTGTGGCCGCACCGGCTGGACCGTCGTGGCCCCGGCCGGCTGGTCTGGACCGGCATCGGCCTGGTGGCCGGCAGCACCCTGCTCGGCCTGTGGCTGCAGGCGCCGTACACGCTCGGCACCGGCCTCTTCGACGTCGCGCCGAGTGACATCCGGGATGTGCTCGGCAGTACCTTCGGCGCGGTCATGCTGGTCCGCCTCGGCGTGATCGTGGCCGCCGCCTTCCTGCTCCGGCCGCTGCTGACCGGGACCGGTGGCAGTGACTCGAAACTCGACCTGGCGCTGCTCGGGGTGCTCGGCGTGGCGGCCCTCGCGACCTGGCCGTTGACCGGGCACCCGACCGCTTCGCCGGTGGCTGGAGTGTCAGTCGTGATCGACGCCCTGCACCTGGCGGCGGCAGCGGTCTGGGTGGGCGGTCTGGTGATGCTCTTCGGCTTCCTGCTGCCCCGGGCCAACGCGCGTGAACTCGGCGCGATCCTGCCGATCTGGTCACGCTGGGCGATGACCTCGGTCGGGGTGCTGATCTTCGCCGGGACCGTGCAGGCGCTGATCGAGGTGTCGACGTTCGACGGTCTGATCAACAGCACGTACGGGCGGATGATCCTGGCCAAGGTCGGGCTCGCGGCCGTCGTCATCGGGGTCGCCGCCTGGTCCCGCCAGCTGGTCAAGAAGCGGGCCGCCGCCCAGACTCCCGGCCCACTGCGCCGGGTGGTGCTGGCCGAGCTGGCGATCACCGCGGTCATCCTGGGGATCACGTCGCTCCTGGTGCAGGAGCCGCCGCCGCGCACCGCCCAGGTCGCCGAGACCGGCCCGGTCAGCACCAACGTCGAGGAGACCCTGACCGGCAAGAGCATGTCGCTCCAGGTCAGCGTCTTCCCGGCGACGGTCGGAAACAATTCGATCCATCTGTACGCCTACACACTGGACAGCAAGCCGCTGCCCGTCGTCGAGTGGAAGGCGACCGCCTCGCTGGCCGAGAAGGGCCTGGAGAACATCGAGGTCCCGCTGCTGAGGATCACCGACTTCCACGCGATCGGGGACGTCCAGCTGCCGTTCGCCGGGGAGTGGACGCTGAAGTTCACCGCCCGTACCAGCGAAATCGATCAGGAGACGCTGACCATGACCGCGAAGGTCGCCTGA
- a CDS encoding sigma-70 family RNA polymerase sigma factor, with translation MTAGEAETDETTSLALAARDGDPAAQAAFVRATQAEVWRFTAAIVDPGVADDLTQETFLRAFRALDTFAGRSSVRTWLLGIARRTCADHLRSVVRRRRLDARLAAQAATELPVPDPAHRLTTADLLSRLSDERRTAFLLTQVLGLSYAEAAEVESVPVGTIRSRVARARDELITAVAQARAS, from the coding sequence GTGACGGCTGGTGAAGCGGAAACCGACGAGACCACCTCGCTGGCCCTGGCCGCCCGCGACGGTGACCCGGCGGCGCAGGCCGCGTTCGTGCGCGCCACTCAGGCCGAGGTGTGGCGGTTCACCGCCGCCATCGTCGACCCGGGGGTGGCCGACGACCTGACGCAGGAGACGTTCCTGCGGGCGTTCCGGGCGCTCGACACGTTCGCCGGCCGGTCCAGTGTCCGCACCTGGCTGCTCGGCATCGCCCGCCGCACCTGCGCCGACCACCTGCGGTCGGTGGTGCGCCGCCGCCGCCTCGACGCCCGGCTCGCCGCCCAGGCCGCCACCGAGCTGCCGGTGCCCGACCCGGCCCACCGGCTCACCACCGCCGACCTGCTCAGCCGGCTCAGCGACGAGCGCCGGACCGCGTTCCTGCTGACCCAGGTGCTGGGCCTGTCGTACGCGGAGGCGGCCGAGGTCGAGTCCGTCCCGGTCGGCACGATCCGCTCCCGGGTGGCCCGAGCCCGCGACGAACTCATCACCGCCGTCGCCCAGGCCCGGGCGAGTTAG
- a CDS encoding DoxX family protein: METVWPWLRTAARLGLAAVWLVAGSLKVGDLAESARAVNAYQVMSYDTAKMVGAVQPFLEIAVGLLLLIGLSTRLTAIISAVLMTVFIAGIVSAWARGLRIDCGCFSSGGELAAGTGTAYGLDIARDLAFLALSGLLVWRPRTRFSLDGLLMGER, encoded by the coding sequence ATGGAAACCGTATGGCCGTGGCTGCGTACCGCGGCTCGGCTCGGCCTCGCGGCCGTCTGGCTCGTCGCCGGGAGTCTCAAGGTCGGTGACCTTGCGGAGTCGGCGCGGGCTGTCAACGCTTACCAGGTGATGTCGTACGACACCGCGAAGATGGTTGGCGCGGTCCAGCCGTTCCTGGAGATCGCCGTCGGGCTGCTTCTGCTGATCGGGCTGTCGACCCGGCTGACCGCGATCATCTCCGCAGTGCTGATGACGGTCTTCATCGCCGGCATCGTCTCGGCTTGGGCTCGTGGGCTGCGGATCGACTGCGGCTGTTTCAGTTCCGGTGGTGAGCTGGCCGCCGGCACCGGCACCGCGTACGGCCTCGACATCGCCCGTGACCTGGCTTTCCTGGCACTCTCCGGACTGTTGGTGTGGCGTCCCCGCACCCGGTTCTCTCTGGACGGCCTGCTGATGGGGGAACGATGA